One genomic window of Globicephala melas chromosome 8, mGloMel1.2, whole genome shotgun sequence includes the following:
- the POLD4 gene encoding DNA polymerase delta subunit 4 encodes MGRKRLITDSYPVVKRREGSAGHSKGELAPELGEEPQPLSVDEAEMELLRQFDLAWQYGPCTGITRLQRWHRAEQMGLEPPQEVWQVLQTHPGDPRFQCSLWHLYPL; translated from the exons ATGGGCCGGAAACGGCTCATCACTGACTCCTACCCTGTAGTGAAGAGGAGGGAGGGCTCCGCTGGGCACAGCAAGGGGGAGCTGGCACCAGAGCTAG GGGAAGAGCCCCAGCCCCTGAGCGTGGATGAAGCGGAGATGGAGCTGCTGAGGCAGTTTGACCTGGCCTGGCAGTATGGGCCCTGCACAG GGATCACACGGCTGCAACGCTGGCATCGCGCAGAGCAGATGGGCTTAGAGCCTCCCCAAGAAGTGTGGCAGGTGCTGCAGACCCACCCCGGTGAtccgcgcttccagtgcag CCTCTGGCATCTCTATCCCCTCTGA